The Terriglobus roseus region TGCTGGGCGTCAGGCCGAATCCGCCAGCGGCGTTTTCGCCGTTGATGATGCAAAGGTCGACAACGTTGGATTCAAGCACATGGCCGATGTGCTCGGCGACAATACGGCGGCCGGACGAGCCAAAGACATCGCCCACAAAAAGAATGTTCACTTGAACAGTGTTGCAGCGGTGAGGTCTGCTCGGCAAGGTGCCCGCAGAGAATCAGACGACTGCAGATGTGAAGGGAAGAAACAGGCGGAAGACGGTGCCACTGGATCCTGGTTTCTGACTGCTCTTGAGCCGCAACACGGCCTCATGCCGATCGACAATTTCCTTGCTCACCCATAGTCCCAGTCCGTTTCCAGCCTCGCCCTTCGTGGTGAAGAAAGCGTCGAAAAGGCGCTTCTGAACGATCGGAGGCATACCGGTTCCCGTATCGGCCACCACGATGTACACGCCCCTGCGTTCTTTTCCGTCCTGCCCTTCGTGCGAACGCAGGTAAAGGCGTCCTCCGTTAGGAGGGAGGGCGTCGATAGCGTTGGTGATCAGATTAGCCAGTACCTGCCGGATCTCTCCGTCCAGGCAGCGGACAGGCTGCGCGGCGTACCAGCGTTCTTCCAGTTGCACGCCGTGTTTGAATAAGCGGCCCTGCAGAACGGAGATCACACTCTCAAACAACTCGTGAACCGTTACTCTCCGAGGTGCAGTGGACTGCTTGTAGAAGCGCAGGGTCTGCGCACTGATCACAGAAACGCGCGAAAGCTCTTGTTCTGCGGTTTGAAGATAGTGCTGGATCTCCGTGATGTCGTCGCTATGCTGCGATAAATAAAGCAGGTTCGTAATGGATTCCAGGGGATTGTTGATCTCGTGCGCGATGGACGCTGCAAGCCTGCCGACTGCCGCCAGCTTTTCGTTCTCAAGCAGAGCCAGCTCTGCCTGCCGCCGCTCGTGGATGTCCACATTAATGCCGATCATGCGAAGCGGCGTGCCATCGTACGCATAGAGAAAACGAGCCTGTCCATGCAGCCATCGCTGCGTGCCGTCAGGTAGGCAGGCGCGGAAATCGTAACCAAAATCGCGTTGTTGCGTTTGCATCAAGGCATTGATTTCGTTTGTGACACGTTCTGCATCTTCTGCCACAACACGGCGCTGCCAATCCTGAAAGCTACCTTCGAATGTGCCCGCAGGAACGCCGTAAAGAGCCTCCAGCTGCGGCGACCAGGTGATCTGGTTGTCCTGAATGCTCCAGTCAAAGACGCCTGCATGTCCGGCCTCCAGGGCCATGTTCAATACTTCGCGAGCTTCGATCGCCCTCCTGTCGCTGCGGATGCGGATGATCGACTCCCACACGCGATTCGCAACAGCCTGCAGCAGCGCGATTTCATCCGCGGTCCAGACACGCGGCTCCTTGCAGTGAAGCGACATGGCTGCCAGCAGCACACCGCCGCGTTTGACTGAGACGCAGATCACCGAACGAACTTGCGGTACGCGGAAAGCTTCCAGCACAGCCTGCGTGCTCCAGTCCTCCTCGGTGTCGTAGACCACGTAAGGCTCGCCTGCCCGCATGCATCTAAGGCACTCCAGTGAAAAATCATGGAATGCATAACGCCCCACCATGGTTCGCGCGTCGTTCAGGTAGTTGCCAGTCAGGTTGAAGGTGTCTTCGTCTTCTTCCACATCCGCAAAAGCGCAGCGATTCACTCGCAGGAATTCGCCCAACAGCGTGGCAGAGCGCAGAACGATCTCTTCTGGCGAAAGAAGACGGCGCGCAGCCTCGTCAATTTCCGCGAGCAGACGCACGCGGTCCAGCAGATGACTTTGGTGTGAGTCGTCTGTTAGTGACGACGGGATCGGGCGAATCGGCATCGTTTCAGGGGGGTTCTTTCAACTAGGTTGAGATGCAGGTCTCAGTTTGCCAGATGTGCGGCGCTGCTTTTCCGCCAAAAGGTCAGGCCGTGTTGGGTTTCGGGGCCAAAGGCTGGTAGAATCGATTGAATCCACTCCTTTGGAGAGGCAATGCAAGCCATTCTAGCGCTCGAAGACGGGCGCATCTTCCGCGGAAAAGGCTTCGGCGCCCCAGCCGAACGCGTCGGGGAAGTCGTTTTCAATACTGCATTGACCGGTTACCAGGAGATCTTTACAGATCCCTCCTACGCCGGGCAGATTGTCGTTCTCACGAATCCACAAATCGGAAACTACGGCACCACGCCGAGCGACGACGAAAGCACGAAGCCCTATATCGAAGGTCTCGTAGTTCGTGAGTTCTCTCCGGTGTCGTCCAACTGGCGTTCCACGCAGGTCACTGACGAGTACCTGGAAAGGAACAGCGTTCCCGTCATTGCTGACGTGGACACGCGCGCCATCGTTCGTCATCTTCGCGCCAACGGCGTGATGCGTGGCGTCATTGCCACCTTTGAGAAGGACGCTGCTGTCGACACGGATGCTCTCGTGGCGAAGGCACGTTCTATCCCCAAGATGGACGGCACGGATCTTGCCAGCAAAGTCACCACAAAGCAGACCTACGAATGGTCTGCGGCGACAGAGCGCAATGAAACAGGCGACAAGCTCCTTCCGGCAGCCATTGATGGCGGACGTGAAATGCATGTCGTCGCTTACGACTTCGGCATCAAGCAGAACATTCTGCGTATGCTGGCGCGCGAAAACTGCCGTGTAACGGTGGTTCCCGCAACCACGCCTGCAAGCGAAGTGCTCGCGCTGAATCCTGATGGAGTGTTCTTCTCCAACGGGCCTGGCGATCCTGAGCCGCTGGACTACGCACAGAAGAACGTGCAGGAACTGGCAGGGAAGACGCCGATGTTTGGTATCTGCCTTGGTCACCAGATCTTTGGTCTCGCGCTCGGCGGCAAAACCTACAAGCTGAAGTTCGGTCATCACGGTGCGAACCATCCCATCAAGAACCTGGAAACAGGCAAGGTGGAGATTACGTCGCAGAACCATAACTTCGCTGTCGATCCAGAATCACTGGACGAGGGCAACGTTGCCATCACACACGTGAACCTGAACGACCAAACCGTGGCAGGCCTGAAGCACAAAGAACACCCCATGTTCAGCGTGCAGTATCACCCCGAAGCCAGCCCCGGTCCGCACGATTCGCACTACCTGTTTAAGGACTTCCGGAAGTTGATGGAAGAGTGGAAGAAGTAACAAAAGGGGCATCCTGAGGATGCCCCTTTTCATGAGAGCTTGTGTGTCTGGCCAAGCAAACAGCAAGAGGGAAGAGATAGATGCCACGCAGAAATGACATCGCAAAAATTCTGGTGATCGGCTCCGGGCCGATCGTCATCGGCCAGTCTGCCGAGTTCGATTACTCCGGCACGCAGGCCTGCAAGGCTCTTAAGGCCGAAGGCTACGAAGTAGTACTGATCAACAGCAACCCCGCGTCGATCATGACTGACCCTGAAGTGGCCGACCGCACCTACGTCGAGCCGCTGACGCCGAAGTATCTGGAAGAGATTCTCCGCGTTGAAAGCGAACTCCTCAAAGAGAGCGGCAAGCCTGGCGTCTTCGCTGTTCTGCCCACCGTGGGTGGACAGACCGCGCTGAACCTGGCTGTTGACCTCGCTGACGACGGCACGCTCGACAAGTACAACGTCGAACTCATCGGCGCGAAGCTCGACGCCATCAAGAAGGCTGAAGATCGTCTCCTGTTCAAGGATGCGATGAACAAGATCGGCCTCGACATGCCGCAGAGCTCGCTGGTGAATAACCTGCGCGACGGCCTCGACTTCGCACAGAAGATCGGCTTCCCCTGCGTTATTCGTCCGTCCTTCACGCTCGGCGGATCAGGCGGCGGCATCGCCTACAACCGCGAAGAACTGACAGAAATTCTGTCGCGCGGCCTCGACCTCTCGCCCGTCACCGAGTGCTTGCTTGAAGAGAGCGTTCTCGGCTGGAAGGAATACGAACTCGAAGTTGTTCGTGACCTCGCCGACAACGTCATCATCATCTGCTCCATCGAGAACTTCGATCCGATGGGCGTGCACACCGGCGACAGCATCACCGTCGCACCCGCGCAGACACTCACGGATCGCGAATATCAGCGCATGCGCGACGCAGCCATCGCCGTCATCCGCGAGATTGGTGTCGAAACGGGCGGCAGCAACGTGCAGTTCGCTGTGAACCCTGCCAACGGCCGCATGACGGTCATCGAGATGAATCCTCGTGTATCGCGTTCGTCGGCGCTCGCATCGAAGGCCACCGGCTTCCCGATTGCAAAGATCGCTGCCCGCCTCGCCGTTGGTTACACACTCGACGAACTGCAGAACGACATCACCAAGGCCACGCCTGCCTGCTTCGAACCCACCATCGACTACGTCGTGGTGAAGATTCCCAAGTGGCAGTACGAGAAGTTCCCCGGCACGGAAGAGACCCTCGGACCGCAGATGAAGTCGGTCGGCGAAGTCATGGCCATCGGCCGTACCTTCAAAGAAGCCCTGATGAAGGCGATTCGTTCGCTGGAAACAGGTAAGAAGGCATCCGCTGCTGACATCGAGCCGCGCCGTCTCACGCAGCGTCTCGTCACGCCGCACCCTGAGCGTCTGCGCTACATCCTGTACGCGTTTGAACGTGGCATGACCGTGCGTGAAGTTGCTCGCCTCACCACCATGGACCCATGGTTCCTGTACCAGGTGAAGCAGGTAACAGACGAAATCCGTGGACTGCACGGCAAGATGCTCGACAGCCTCGACGCCGACCAGCTTCGCGATGTGAAGCGCATGGGCGTCAGCGATGACCTCGTCGCAACCGCACTGAACCTCGATGGCAAGGACGCAGCGAACCAGGTTGCTGAGCTGCGCGCGAAGCATGGCATTCAGCCTGTCTACAAGCTCGTCGACACCTGCGCTGCAGAGTTCGAAAGCTTCACGCCATACTTCTACTCCTCCTACGACGAGGAAGACGAAGCGATTCCGACCGCAAAGAAGAAGATCATCATCCTCGGCAGCGGTCCCAACCGCATCGGCCAGGGCATCGAGTTCGATTACTGCTGCTGCCACGCATCGTTTGCTCTGCGTGAAGACGGTTACGAGACGATCATGGTCAACTGCAATCCGGAAACCGTCTCCACGGATTATGACACCAGCGACCGCCTCTACTTCGAGCCGCTGACCTTCGAAGACGTGCTCGCGGTCTACAACCACGAAGCTTCGGGTGGTGCTGAGATCGGCATGATCGTGCAGTTCGGCGGCCAGACTCCGCTGAACCTCTCGCTGCCGTTGAAGGCTGCAGGTGTACCCATCATCGGTACATCGCCGGAATCCATCGAACTTGCTGAAGACCGCAAGCGGTTCCAGAAGCTGATCGAAGACCTGAAGATTCCGCAGCCCGCAGGCGCCATCGCAACCAGCATCGAAGAAGCTCTTGCTGGCGCGAACAAGGTCACGTACCCCGTGCTCGTCCGTCCCAGCTTCGTGCTCGGTGGCCGCGCCATGGTCATCGCGTATGACGATGAAGCCATCGTTCGCTACATGAACACGGCCATCGAGTATTCGCAGGAACGCCCGGTCCTCATCGACCACTTCCTCGAAGACGCCACCGAAGTCGACGTGGACGCGCTCTGCGACGGCAAGGACGTCGTCATCGCTGGCATCATGCAGCACATCGAAGAAGCCGGCATTCACTCTGGCGATTCCTCCTGCGTTCTGCCTTCGGTCGACCTCACCGCCGACGTGCTCGATCAGATTCGTAAGTACACGCGTCAGCTTGCCCTCTCGCTGAACGTGATCGGCCTCGTGAACATCCAGTTCGCCATCCAGCATGGCAAGGTTTACGTCATTGAAGTGAATCCGCGCGCATCGCGTACGGTGCCCTACGTTTCGAAGGCAACGGGCCTGCCGCTGGCAAAAATCGCATCGCGCCTCATGACGGGCCGCACGCTGGCAGAGCTTCTGCCGCAGCAGCTCGCATCGGGCAAGGATCTCGACACCGGCAACCACTACTTCGTGAAGTCGCCTGTCTTCCCGTGGGGCAAGTTCCAGGGCGTCGATCCCGTTCTCGGACCGGAAATGCGCTCCACCGGCGAAGTTATGGGCGTTGCCGAAACCTTTGGCGAAGCCTTCGCCAAGGCGCAGATCGCAGCAGGACAGAACCTGCCCACCAAGGGCACGGTCTTCCTCAGCGTCAACGACCATGACAAGGCAAACGTCATTCCGCTTGCGAAGCAGTTCGTGGAGATGGGCTTCCACCTCGTCGCCACACACGGCACCGCAGACATCCTTAGCGATGCCGGCCTGCAGGTCGAGCGCGTTCATAAGGTGAAGGAAGGACGTCCCAACGTCGTCGACTTCATCAAGGGCGAACGCATCCAGCTCATCATCAACACGCCACGTGGTCAGGACAGCATCTTTGACGAGAAGGCAATTCGTCGCGCAGCCGTAACGGCACGCATCCCCTCCATCACCACGCTTGCTGCGGCACGCGCGGCAGCAGAGGGAATCGCAGCGCTTCAGCGCGGCCAGATCAGCGTGTACACGTTGCAGGAGCTGCACGCTTCGCGCACTGTCTAACAACGACCGAACCAAACACGAAGGGCCTCCGCCATGCAGCGGAGGCCCTTCGTGTTGATCCCAAAAGAAATGCTATTCGGAGAGATTGCGCGCCAGCTTCGCGCCAATCGCATACCCGATCATCGACAGCGGAATCCACGTTCCGATGAGGATGCCGTCGCCGCCCAGCAGGCCGCTGTTCATTTCAATGGTGAAGAAAGTGCGCCACAGCTTGTCCACGGCACCGCAGCCGTTGCACAGGCCATTTCCGGTGGGCAGATCCAGTGTGTACACACAAACCACCAGGAAAAACAGAAGCCCCGAGATCCAAATGTGCGACGCAACGGTTCCCGGAACCATGCGGCCCACGACAAAGCCCGCGCCCATAGGAACGACCAAAGCCAGCACAGTGCAGATGATTTTTGGCAACGATGCTTCGGGATCGACGTGCAGCAGCCAGAACACCGCAACAATGACGACCAGCACCAGGACCGCCAGCAGCGTGTGCAACGCAAACCAGCCTGCCTCGCGCGCCAGGTCTCCCGTCGTTTTATTTCCGCGAATCTCTACTGATTCCATCGACCTCTACGTTAGCTTTTCCTGCGCCGATTGCAAAGAGTCAGGCGGGAAATTCCTTATGCAGGCATCGTTGGCGATACCATAAAGACATGTTGTTTGAAGGCGTTCACGTTCCGCTCGCAACCCCGTTTTATCCTGATGGCCGGCTCAACCTCCGCAAACTGGAGCACAATGTGCGCCGCTACTCGCTCACGCCAACCAGCGGCCTGATCGTGCTTGGCCCCAATAGCGAGACGGCATCGCTCTCAAAAGACGAACGCATTCAGGTGCTGAAGACCGTCGGTGCAGAGGCTGCAAAGGAGAAGGTCCTCACCGCAGGCATCAGCCTTCCCAGCGTGTACGAGTCCATCCAGCTTGCCGCAGCCGCCGCAGCCGCGCGCTTTGACGTCGTGCTGCTCGCCACTCCCGTGGAGTACACCCAACTGCTCTGGAATGACGCAAACGCCACCACGGCCCTCCTGACGTACTTCCAGGCCATCGCTGACGCATCGCCACTGCCCATCCTTCTTCACTCGGATGCTGACCGCGTAGCGCTACCAATCGAACTCATCGCGCAACTCGCTTCTCACCCGAACATCATCGGTGTGCTGGAACAGTCCGCGCATGTCAGCCGCGTGACGCAGATCCGTGAAGCCTCGGTAGACGTAAAGCACACGGCCACCACGACCATTACCTTTACAGCAGCCACAAACCGCATGCTCGCAGTGGAGCAGCCGGAAGTTGTGATCGCAGGAACCTTCGTCAGCGCTACGGCACTCACAGGCGGCACTGCTGTAGCCACCGCGCCTCCGGTGCCTGCATTGAAGACGCGTACCCGCGAAGTTGGTTTTCAGGTTCTCTGGGGTGCAACAGCGGATGCAGACGTGGCCCTCCGCGCAGGTTCCGTGGCACTCGCCATGCCCATCGCTGCATCCGTACCGCAGGCTGCGTTTGAAGTGTGGGCTGCATGGAAAGACGGCAACCCTCGTCTGCTCGAAGAAAAGCAGGGCAGACTCGCCCGCGCAGAGCAGGGAATACTCGCATGGGACACGCCATCCATCAAGGCAGGCAGCGAACTCTCCGGCTACTTCGGCGGTCGTCCGCGGTTGCCGCTTCTGTCCGTAACGGCAAACCGCGCAGAAGAGATTGCTTCTCTCCTACGCGGCATGAACTCCTAAACAATTGGGAAATCTGCGGAGCTTAACGGCTCCGCGGAACCACCGTGACACCCAACGCATTCAGCTTGCTGCGCGCTGCAGTAGCTTCCTGCGTGTTGGGATAACGCTGGATCAGCGAACGCAGCTCGCGCACACCTGCATCCGTCTGCTTCATCGCCAGCAACGACTCGCCCTTGCGAAGCTGGGAAACAGCAGTCTTCTGATTCCCCGGATACTGCTCCGCAACCTTGTCATAGTTCTTCGCGGCTGCGGAGAAGCGACCGGCCTTGTAATCAATCTCACCGAGATAGAAGTACGCATTACCCGCCAGATTCGAATCGGGATAGTACTTGATCACGTCATTGAACTCAGCCGAGGCCAGCGTGTACTTCGCGCCGTTGTAGTCACTAAAGGCCGTGCGGTACAGATCTTCCACCGGGGGCGCAGCAGGTGCGGTGGGCAGCGCGGGTGCTGCTGTTGCTGGGATAGCCGCAGAAGGCTTGCCGTTACGCACGATCGGGGCAGCAGGCGCATTGCCTGCCGGAGCGGGAGTATCGGTCGTCATGGGTGCGCCACCGCTGGCAGCTCCACCACCACCCGAATCCAGTTTCGCGCTGATGCTTTGCTGCTGGCTCTGCACATCGCCAATGTTCTTCTCAATGCGGCCAAGGCGAGCCTTCAGCTCATCCAGCGAGTCGTTCAGCGACTGCATCTGCCCGGAGAGCTGTTCCACGTTCTTGCCCGTGCTCTCGCTCTGCGCACGCATCTGGCGCTGCACGCCGTCCATGGTCTGCGCCATCTTGTTCACGGCGTCGGTTGTCTGCTGAATCAGATCTTTCATCACGCCCATGCGTTCGTCGTTGGACTGTTGCAGGCGTGCAATAGCGTCCTGCAGCGCGCGGACCTGTGTCTGCAACTCCACCATGTCCTTGTTTGCAGCAAAGGCGGGAGTCGGGGCAGTGAACAGGACAGCGGCAAGTGCAAGCGTAGCGGGCACAATGCGAAGTGTGCGGTGCATGGGATGGTTCCTCCACGTAAGAGAACGCATGGCGGGCTTGTACTCCCCGCCATGCGTTCGTGCTTTACCAGATTAAGTGAAATTGCAGTTGTTTACCGGTCGATGTTGAACTGCGCGCGGCGATTCTGCTGCCAGCACGATTCATTCTGTTCGGTGCAGAACTGCTTTTCCTTGCCGTAGGAGATCACGCGGATGCGGCTTGCCGAAACGCCCGCATTTACCAGAGCGGTCTTCGCGGCGTTCGCACGGTTCTCGCCCAGCGCCAGGTTGTACTCAGCGGAACCACGCTCATCGCAGTAGCCGCCAATCAGCAGCTTGATGTCCGGATGCTGAGTCAGATACGTGGAAGCCTGCTGCGCCGCGGTGTGGCCTGCGGGATTCAGGTCGTAGCTGTCGTAGTCGAAGAAGATATCCGGCACGGCAGCGTGGAACGCAGCATCATCCGGCAGATTCGACGACGTACCTGCGACGGGAGCAGCAGGCACACGCACAGTCACACGGAAATTCGCATCTGCCGTACCGCCATCACCCGTTGCCACCAGGTGGAAGTTCGTGGAGTTCGACGGCGTCACGTTGGTCGTTCCGTTCGGATTTACCGGTCCAACACCATCAATCGAAACCGACGTCGCGTTCGTCGTGTGCCACGTCAGAACAACGGACTGGCCCAGGTCGATCGTCGCGGGTTCTGCGGTCAGCGTCGCGGTCGGCGCAGCAGCAGGTGCAGCAGCCGGCGGTGCGCTATATGGCGGCGGCGCGCTCTGCTTCTTATGGCAGCCTGCCAGCAGCAGCATGGCGGCCATCGCAGTGGTCACAATCGATTTGGTGCGGGTTGTTTGCAATCTCATCATCTCTCCTCAAATTCGTTGATCGGCAGCAAAAAACTTCAGCGGAAACTCCAATTGGGCATGTCGCTTCCGGTGCCAGCAAGCTTGTGCTTGCCAGTACCATCCGCCAGCATGGTCCAAACTTCTGCGCGTGCGCCGGAGCCCACGGCAAAAACGATGTGGCGGCCATCCGGCGACCATGAGGGGAAGTCGCAGCGGCCTATGCCGTTCGTGAGCTGGATCCAGCGCTTGCTGGCAATCTCCATCACGTAAATGTCTTGTCCACCTGGCGCGCCTGGACCGTATTTACGATCCCATGCAAAGGCCAGAAATTGTCCGTTGGGAGACCACGAAACTGACGTGGCATACCCGCCATCGGTCATGCGCTGCAGGCCAGCGCCATCCGCGTCCATGATATACACCTGCGGCAATCCGCTGCGTCCGCTGATGAACGCGATCTGCGATCCCGTCTTCGGATTCCATGTGGGCGAAACATCGGGTCCACGCGAGTTCGTTACTCGTTTCGCCCCGCCACCATTGGCATCGGTGATGAAAATCTCAGGATCGCCCGTGCGTGAAGACGAATACGCAAGCTGCCCATTCGACGACCACGCCGGAGATAGATTCGTTCCACCACCCGAAGGGAAGCTGATCGGACGATTCAGCAGTAGCGAATACATCCGGATCTGAAATCCATCCTTGCCGAGCGATGAAAACGCAATGCGCGAGTTATCAGGCGATACGCGCGGCGAAAGCGAAATGGTGCCCAGGTGCGTCACCGCATGAGCATTCGCGCCGTCGTAATCCATCGCCCAGATTTCTTTGTTGCCGCCGGCTGCGCGCACAAAATAGATCTTGCTCTCTGCAATTCCCGGGATACCGCCGCCCAGGCGCAGAATGATCTCATCCGCCAGCTTGTGTGCGATGGTGCGTGCGCCATTGTCGTCACCGGCTTCGGTGTACTGCTTGCCCAACACCTGCGGATACTGCGCATTGTGCGTGTCGTCTACGTACGCGTTCACAACCACGCGATTGTTTGCAACGCTCAACGAGCCGAACGCAACATACGCCGCACTCACCGGCGCTGCGGTCCACTCATCCAGGTGCATTTCCTGCGGCGTGCCCGGCATCGATTGCGGTTGCAGACTCTTCGATACAAGATCGAACACACCCGCGTTCTGCAGGTCGTTGAACAGCACAGAATCGAAGGTTTGTTTCAGGCTGCCGGCATCGGCAGAACCTGCGCGAAAGTTTGCTGCGGCAATGCGGATGCGGTCTGCACCCGTGTTCGTTCCAGTGAAGACATTATCCTGAGCATGCAGCGCCGCGGAGCTGAACAACACCACTGCCGCGACAGCAGCCATCTTTACGAAACTCAAACGTGTGCGATTCACCATCGTTGTCCATGGTAGACGCATTGGCATGAAAACGGTGTGGACAAGGTTCCCACACGGGTACGGAATTTTCTCCACACCGCGCTCTGAGTGCTCATGCGTACCGGTTAGTTGCCCTTCGGATCAAAGTAATACTGCACATTGATGTACGACCCGGAATAGCCATCCGGCAGAGGCCCAAACGTGTCAATGCGTTGCAGCGCACGCAGAGCGCTGGCATCAAGGGTGGTATCACCGCTCGGTTTCGCAATCTGAATGTTGGACGGCGAGCCATCGCGATTCACACGAAAACTGATCCACACACGATGCCCCACAGCACCGCTGTCCAGCGTCTGCGTGTACCACTGCTGCGCAACCTTCTGCGTGAGCTGCCGCACGTAATACGCATAACGCTCGCCAAATGCAGAATCCGACACGTTAGTGGCCGATGTCCCCGCACGATTCTCGACAGACGTCATCGCCATCTTCAGCCCGGCAGTCTCACCGGAAGTCGCTTTATCCGGCTGCTGTTTTGTGGGTTGCGGCTTCTGCGGCGGCACAGGCGCAGGCTTCTCTGCAACCTTCGGTGGAGTCTTCTTGTCCGGTTGTTTCACCGGAATCGGAATATCGGTAGGCTTCGGCGGAAGTTCTGCAGCAGGCGTCGGCGGCGGAGGAGCTTCACTCGGATTCTCACTCGCCAGCACGTTGTCTTCCTTCGGCTGTACACGCGGAGGCAGCGGCAGGGAATTCACCATCGTCGCCTGCACCGCACCTGTAATCTCAGCTTTGTCGCCCCACTTCTCTCCGTGATTGCGAAAAACGTATCCCGCAGCCAGCACTCCACCAATCACCACGCCATGCAGCACCAGCGACACCACGAAGTTTTGCTTCGTGCGCTGCTGCATCCGGGTTGGCTCCATCGTTACGGGCATCGGTTATTTCTCAATCGGCCTTGTCACAATGCTGATGTTCGTAATCCCCGCCTGCTTCACCGCATCCATCACAGAAGCAAACGCGCCAAACGGAACCTTCTGGTCCGCGCGCAGATAGATCACTTTTTTAGACGGATCACCCTTGGTGCGCAGCAGATTCGGCAACTCGGCAAGGTTCACCGGCTTGTCCTGCAAATAGACGCGCTGCTCATGGTCAATCGTCACCACGGTGCGTTCGTCCGTAAGCTGATTCACCGTTCGTGTCTGCGGCACAGCCACCTCAATGCCGCTCTGCAACACCGGCGCAGTCAGCATGAAGATCAGCAGCAACACCAGCACCACGTCCACCAGCGGTGTGATGTTGATCTCTGCAAGCGAAGAGCGTGTGCGTCCGCCGCTACTGGAAAATGCCATCGCGTTCTCTCTCCGAAAGCTTTAGTTGGTCTGCGAAACGCGGCGACGCGGATCGTCCTGCCCGGTCTGCGGAGCAGCCGCTGCAGCATTCTCCAGCGCATTCAAAAGTTCGCGACCAAAGTCATCCATGCGTGCAGCAAAGTCCTTCACGCTCGCGGTCAACTGGTTGTAGCCAACCACCGCAGGGATAGCCACAACAAGGCCCGCGGCAGTCGTGATCAAGGCTTCACTGATACCCGGCGCAACGGCGCGCAATGTCGCAGCGCCCTGCGTTCCCAGGCCATGAAACGCATCCACAATACCCATCACGGTGCCCAGCAATCCGATAAACGGAGCCACTGCCGCAATCGTCGCCAGCCACGTCAACTGCGATTCCAGATCGGTCATCGCTTCGCTGCTTGCAATCTGCGCAGCGCGTTCCACTGCAACAGGATTGCGTGGGAAGCCGCGGCCACCCGTCTGCCGCTGGTACTCCTCCACAATCTCTGAAAACACATTCACCAGTGGTGAAGGCTTGTACGTGTCGGCAACGGTCGCAATCTCACTCAAGCGCGACGATTTGCGGAAAGCACGCAGAAACTGCTGTCCCTTGGCGCGTGCACGTCGGAACGAGCCCCACTTTGTCAGCATGATGGTCCACGAAACAATCGACAGCAACAGCAGCAATGCCAGCACCGAAAGAGCTACCGGGCCGCTGTTGTGCAGCATTTCCATCAATGCAGAAGAGT contains the following coding sequences:
- a CDS encoding ExbD/TolR family protein, which translates into the protein MAFSSSGGRTRSSLAEINITPLVDVVLVLLLIFMLTAPVLQSGIEVAVPQTRTVNQLTDERTVVTIDHEQRVYLQDKPVNLAELPNLLRTKGDPSKKVIYLRADQKVPFGAFASVMDAVKQAGITNISIVTRPIEK
- a CDS encoding OmpA family protein, whose translation is MMRLQTTRTKSIVTTAMAAMLLLAGCHKKQSAPPPYSAPPAAAPAAAPTATLTAEPATIDLGQSVVLTWHTTNATSVSIDGVGPVNPNGTTNVTPSNSTNFHLVATGDGGTADANFRVTVRVPAAPVAGTSSNLPDDAAFHAAVPDIFFDYDSYDLNPAGHTAAQQASTYLTQHPDIKLLIGGYCDERGSAEYNLALGENRANAAKTALVNAGVSASRIRVISYGKEKQFCTEQNESCWQQNRRAQFNIDR
- a CDS encoding TonB family protein, coding for MQQRTKQNFVVSLVLHGVVIGGVLAAGYVFRNHGEKWGDKAEITGAVQATMVNSLPLPPRVQPKEDNVLASENPSEAPPPPTPAAELPPKPTDIPIPVKQPDKKTPPKVAEKPAPVPPQKPQPTKQQPDKATSGETAGLKMAMTSVENRAGTSATNVSDSAFGERYAYYVRQLTQKVAQQWYTQTLDSGAVGHRVWISFRVNRDGSPSNIQIAKPSGDTTLDASALRALQRIDTFGPLPDGYSGSYINVQYYFDPKGN
- a CDS encoding MotA/TolQ/ExbB proton channel family protein, translated to MSLLLTLLLQDSTPVNAATAPPDAANSSALMEMLHNSGPVALSVLALLLLLSIVSWTIMLTKWGSFRRARAKGQQFLRAFRKSSRLSEIATVADTYKPSPLVNVFSEIVEEYQRQTGGRGFPRNPVAVERAAQIASSEAMTDLESQLTWLATIAAVAPFIGLLGTVMGIVDAFHGLGTQGAATLRAVAPGISEALITTAAGLVVAIPAVVGYNQLTASVKDFAARMDDFGRELLNALENAAAAAPQTGQDDPRRRVSQTN
- a CDS encoding PD40 domain-containing protein, with product MVNRTRLSFVKMAAVAAVVLFSSAALHAQDNVFTGTNTGADRIRIAAANFRAGSADAGSLKQTFDSVLFNDLQNAGVFDLVSKSLQPQSMPGTPQEMHLDEWTAAPVSAAYVAFGSLSVANNRVVVNAYVDDTHNAQYPQVLGKQYTEAGDDNGARTIAHKLADEIILRLGGGIPGIAESKIYFVRAAGGNKEIWAMDYDGANAHAVTHLGTISLSPRVSPDNSRIAFSSLGKDGFQIRMYSLLLNRPISFPSGGGTNLSPAWSSNGQLAYSSSRTGDPEIFITDANGGGAKRVTNSRGPDVSPTWNPKTGSQIAFISGRSGLPQVYIMDADGAGLQRMTDGGYATSVSWSPNGQFLAFAWDRKYGPGAPGGQDIYVMEIASKRWIQLTNGIGRCDFPSWSPDGRHIVFAVGSGARAEVWTMLADGTGKHKLAGTGSDMPNWSFR
- a CDS encoding tetratricopeptide repeat protein, producing MHRTLRIVPATLALAAVLFTAPTPAFAANKDMVELQTQVRALQDAIARLQQSNDERMGVMKDLIQQTTDAVNKMAQTMDGVQRQMRAQSESTGKNVEQLSGQMQSLNDSLDELKARLGRIEKNIGDVQSQQQSISAKLDSGGGGAASGGAPMTTDTPAPAGNAPAAPIVRNGKPSAAIPATAAPALPTAPAAPPVEDLYRTAFSDYNGAKYTLASAEFNDVIKYYPDSNLAGNAYFYLGEIDYKAGRFSAAAKNYDKVAEQYPGNQKTAVSQLRKGESLLAMKQTDAGVRELRSLIQRYPNTQEATAARSKLNALGVTVVPRSR